From one Dyella sp. 2HG41-7 genomic stretch:
- the purT gene encoding formate-dependent phosphoribosylglycinamide formyltransferase: MKPFGTPHSNHALKVLLLGAGELGKEVAIELQRFAVEVIAVDRYAHAPGMQVAHRSHVIDMLDGNALRALIEQEKPDLVVPEIEAIHTPTLVELEKEGLKVIPTARAAWLTMDREGIRRLAAEELGLPTSPYRFCDSESEFRDATTAIGFPFVIKPVMSSSGKGQSVVRDTAGMHKAWDYAQSGGRAGKGRVIVEGFVPFDYEITLLTVRHKDGTSFCAPIGHRQEDGDYRESWQPQPMSDVALAEAQRQAQAITGALGGWGVFGVEFFVKGDQVIFSEVSPRPHDTGLVTLISQDLSEFALHARAILGLPIPVIRQNGPSASCAVLVEGDGPAPRYHGIAEALAEPDTQLRIFGKPEVKGRRRMAVTLARDSDIESAKAKAIRAAKPIRTEL; encoded by the coding sequence ATGAAGCCCTTTGGCACCCCCCATTCCAACCACGCCTTGAAGGTGCTGTTGCTCGGTGCAGGCGAGCTTGGAAAGGAGGTCGCGATCGAATTGCAACGGTTTGCCGTGGAAGTGATTGCGGTAGACCGCTACGCGCATGCGCCCGGCATGCAAGTGGCGCACCGCAGCCATGTCATCGATATGTTGGACGGCAACGCCCTGCGCGCGCTGATCGAACAGGAAAAGCCGGATCTGGTGGTGCCCGAAATCGAGGCTATCCACACGCCCACGCTGGTGGAATTGGAAAAAGAAGGTCTGAAAGTTATCCCGACGGCGCGTGCCGCCTGGCTGACCATGGACCGTGAAGGCATTCGCCGTCTGGCCGCTGAAGAATTGGGATTGCCGACGTCGCCTTATCGTTTCTGCGACAGCGAAAGCGAATTTCGCGACGCGACCACAGCGATTGGATTTCCCTTCGTGATCAAGCCCGTGATGAGTTCGTCGGGCAAGGGCCAGAGCGTGGTGCGCGATACCGCGGGCATGCACAAAGCCTGGGATTACGCGCAATCGGGCGGCCGCGCAGGCAAGGGGCGCGTGATCGTGGAAGGATTCGTTCCCTTCGATTACGAAATCACCCTGCTTACCGTGCGCCACAAAGACGGCACGAGTTTCTGCGCGCCGATCGGGCATCGACAGGAAGACGGTGATTACCGCGAATCGTGGCAACCGCAACCGATGAGCGATGTCGCGTTGGCTGAGGCGCAGCGTCAGGCGCAGGCGATTACCGGTGCGCTCGGCGGTTGGGGCGTATTCGGCGTCGAGTTCTTCGTGAAAGGCGACCAAGTCATTTTTTCAGAAGTGAGCCCGCGTCCGCACGACACCGGGTTGGTGACGCTCATTTCGCAGGACCTCTCCGAATTCGCCTTGCACGCGCGCGCCATTCTCGGTTTACCCATACCGGTGATCCGCCAGAACGGTCCATCCGCGTCGTGCGCGGTGCTGGTGGAGGGTGATGGTCCGGCGCCGCGTTACCACGGTATTGCCGAGGCCTTGGCGGAGCCCGATACGCAGCTGCGCATTTTCGGCAAGCCCGAAGTCAAAGGCCGCCGCCGCATGGCGGTAACCTTGGCGCGCGACAGTGATATCGAGTCGGCCAAAGCCAAGGCCATCCGGGCCGCGAAACCGATTCGTACAGAGTTGTAG
- the rlmKL gene encoding bifunctional 23S rRNA (guanine(2069)-N(7))-methyltransferase RlmK/23S rRNA (guanine(2445)-N(2))-methyltransferase RlmL, translated as MNPFFATCPKGLEYLLRDELIALGAEDVHETLAGVRFSGTLETAYRACLWSRLASRILLPIAEFDAATDDALYAGVQSIDWTEHLAQNATMAVDANTAQSKLTHSQFLAQRVKDAVVDQFREKGLARPDVDTEEPDVRINVRLRRDRATVSIDLAGAPLHRRGWREMQGEAPLKENLAAAMLLRADWPAIYAQGGALLDPMCGSGTLLIEGALMVADVAPGLRRSYFGFLGWKQHDIALWRNLLQEANQRAEAGLPVLRSCFFGSDADARMVQTAKRNAQEAGIAGFLTLDKHDMQHVRPPSGMTQGLVITNPPYGERLGERESMPKLYRALGETLRDHFTGWRAAVLAGDAELGRAMTLRADKKYALYNGALETVLLTFELHPRNDTPREKAPLSPGAQMLKNRLEKNVKHLRKRLEREGVHAWRAYDQDLPEYAAAIDVYTDNAGATHLHIQEYRAPADVPAELARTRMREIARVAGEVFDTPRARMAIKTRERGKGGSKYGQFDQRGEFIEVEEGGLAFLVNLFDYLDTGLFLDHRLVRAKVRELAAGKRFLNLFAYTATASVYAAAGGARDTTSVDLSGTYLEWASRNLALNGFAGDKHRLVQSDASEFLQHARERYGLIYVDPPTFSNSKRAEDFDVQRDHVKLLLACADRLTNDGVIVFSNNFRRFTLDREALEERMTIENWGAGSIPFDFSRRANIHDCWILRLRGAEGQANPWDSARIKK; from the coding sequence TTGAATCCATTTTTCGCAACTTGTCCCAAGGGCCTCGAATATCTGCTGCGCGACGAGCTGATCGCGCTCGGCGCGGAAGACGTGCATGAGACGCTTGCCGGCGTACGTTTTTCCGGCACCTTGGAAACCGCATATCGCGCGTGCCTGTGGTCGCGTCTGGCAAGCCGTATTTTGTTGCCGATCGCCGAATTCGACGCGGCGACCGACGATGCGCTGTACGCAGGCGTGCAATCCATCGATTGGACTGAGCATCTTGCGCAAAACGCCACCATGGCGGTGGATGCCAATACGGCGCAAAGCAAGCTCACGCACAGCCAATTTCTCGCGCAGCGCGTGAAAGACGCCGTGGTCGATCAATTCCGCGAAAAAGGTCTCGCGCGTCCCGATGTCGATACGGAAGAACCCGATGTGCGCATCAACGTGCGCTTGCGTCGCGATCGCGCCACCGTATCGATCGATCTTGCGGGCGCGCCCTTGCATCGCCGTGGCTGGCGCGAAATGCAAGGCGAGGCGCCGCTGAAAGAAAACCTCGCCGCCGCGATGCTGCTGCGCGCGGATTGGCCCGCGATCTACGCGCAAGGTGGTGCGTTGCTCGATCCCATGTGCGGCTCGGGAACGCTGCTGATCGAAGGCGCCTTGATGGTGGCCGATGTTGCGCCGGGCTTGCGCCGTTCCTACTTCGGTTTTCTCGGCTGGAAGCAACACGACATCGCGCTGTGGCGAAATTTGCTTCAGGAAGCGAATCAACGCGCCGAAGCGGGTCTGCCGGTGTTGCGCAGCTGTTTCTTCGGCTCCGACGCGGATGCGCGGATGGTGCAGACGGCCAAACGCAACGCGCAGGAGGCAGGCATCGCCGGCTTCCTCACGTTGGATAAGCACGATATGCAGCACGTGCGGCCACCATCGGGCATGACGCAAGGTCTCGTCATCACCAATCCGCCCTATGGCGAGCGATTGGGCGAACGCGAAAGCATGCCGAAGTTGTATCGCGCCTTGGGTGAAACCCTGCGAGATCACTTCACTGGTTGGCGCGCCGCAGTGCTTGCGGGCGATGCCGAACTGGGGCGCGCCATGACATTGCGCGCCGACAAGAAATACGCGCTTTACAACGGCGCGCTGGAAACCGTGTTGCTGACGTTTGAATTGCATCCGCGCAACGACACGCCGCGCGAAAAAGCGCCGTTGTCGCCCGGCGCGCAGATGCTCAAGAATCGTCTGGAAAAGAACGTCAAGCATTTGCGCAAGCGGCTGGAGCGCGAAGGCGTGCATGCGTGGCGCGCTTACGATCAGGATCTGCCCGAATATGCGGCGGCCATCGACGTTTATACGGATAACGCTGGCGCCACGCATTTGCATATCCAGGAATACCGTGCGCCCGCCGACGTGCCTGCCGAATTGGCGCGCACGCGCATGCGCGAAATCGCGCGCGTCGCCGGCGAAGTGTTCGATACGCCGCGCGCACGCATGGCGATCAAAACGCGCGAGCGGGGCAAGGGCGGTTCCAAGTACGGTCAATTCGATCAGCGCGGCGAATTTATCGAAGTCGAAGAGGGTGGTTTGGCGTTTCTGGTAAATCTTTTCGATTACCTGGACACCGGCCTGTTTCTCGATCATCGCCTGGTCCGCGCAAAAGTGCGCGAATTGGCCGCCGGCAAGCGATTCCTCAATTTGTTTGCTTACACCGCGACGGCAAGCGTGTATGCGGCGGCAGGCGGCGCGCGCGACACCACCAGCGTCGATTTGTCCGGTACGTATTTGGAGTGGGCGTCGCGCAATCTCGCGTTGAACGGATTTGCCGGCGACAAACATCGATTGGTGCAATCGGATGCAAGCGAATTTCTGCAACATGCGCGCGAGCGTTACGGATTGATTTATGTCGATCCGCCGACCTTTTCCAATTCCAAACGCGCAGAAGATTTCGATGTGCAGCGCGATCACGTCAAATTGTTGCTGGCGTGCGCGGATCGGTTGACGAACGACGGCGTGATCGTCTTTTCGAACAATTTCCGGCGATTCACGCTCGATCGCGAAGCGTTGGAAGAGCGCATGACAATC
- a CDS encoding transglutaminase-like domain-containing protein: MRSATAPLLLVLVLCFVPTTDRAATDAAPANTTWMTVLLNGRKIGYEKIHREQVGDTVTTTETLVMNIERNHRSVPYTNISRSVETTEGKPISFDMRTLMSAGVTRVEGRILSDGRLELINTSEGNSRQSITDWPSDAVLVEGQRKAMQAAIEHPGAHYDLRLYNQAGQQAMDLNVDVIGNEQVPLQDHVETLSHQREVLQQATGTQTVELWVDTHGDIRKGSISLLGAPMDMIACSETCAEAPAQSLNMMQSALIDSPRPLNAEMLSDFLGYHAHVTNKAITKPFIATDQQSVSDLGNGEWLIKVYRGVSDAQSAPTPSDTQPNAWVQSDDPEIRRLAAMAAGDAQTKSHIMGNLSSFVSGYLSRRGLDIGYASALEVARDRQGDCAEYAVLLTALARAEGIPARVVVGVLYADRYDNKVRVFVPHAWVSAWVNGHWRSFDPVTLGFDSGHIALDTGDGNPWHFFNAMNELGSIQIDSVQTFSEMYDFWEKGLELSPDGVPGGSAR; encoded by the coding sequence ATGCGCAGCGCTACTGCCCCGCTTTTGCTGGTGCTGGTGTTGTGCTTTGTCCCCACCACGGACAGAGCGGCCACGGATGCTGCCCCCGCAAATACCACCTGGATGACCGTGCTGCTCAACGGCCGCAAGATCGGCTACGAAAAAATTCACCGCGAACAGGTCGGCGACACCGTCACCACGACGGAAACGCTAGTGATGAATATCGAGCGCAATCACCGATCGGTGCCTTACACCAATATCAGTCGCAGCGTGGAAACGACGGAAGGCAAGCCCATCAGCTTCGACATGCGCACCCTGATGTCTGCCGGCGTAACGAGAGTGGAAGGCAGAATTCTGTCCGACGGCCGCCTGGAATTGATCAACACGAGCGAAGGCAATTCGCGTCAATCAATCACCGATTGGCCGTCCGACGCCGTATTGGTCGAAGGCCAACGCAAGGCCATGCAGGCGGCGATCGAACACCCCGGAGCTCATTACGACCTGCGCCTCTACAACCAGGCAGGTCAGCAGGCGATGGATCTCAACGTGGACGTTATCGGCAACGAGCAAGTGCCGTTGCAGGATCACGTCGAAACGCTGAGCCATCAACGCGAAGTCCTGCAGCAGGCGACCGGCACGCAGACCGTCGAACTCTGGGTCGATACGCATGGCGATATCCGCAAAGGTTCCATTTCGCTGCTGGGCGCGCCGATGGACATGATCGCTTGCAGCGAGACATGCGCCGAGGCGCCTGCGCAAAGCTTGAATATGATGCAGTCGGCGTTGATCGATTCGCCGCGCCCGCTCAACGCGGAAATGCTCTCCGACTTCCTCGGTTATCACGCGCATGTCACGAACAAGGCGATTACCAAACCCTTTATCGCTACCGACCAGCAATCAGTATCCGATTTGGGAAACGGCGAGTGGCTGATCAAGGTTTATCGTGGCGTATCGGACGCGCAAAGCGCACCCACGCCATCGGACACGCAACCCAATGCATGGGTTCAATCCGACGATCCGGAAATTCGCCGTCTCGCCGCGATGGCCGCTGGTGATGCGCAGACGAAGTCGCACATCATGGGCAACCTCAGCAGCTTCGTGAGCGGCTATCTCTCCAGGCGCGGGTTGGATATCGGTTACGCGTCGGCACTGGAAGTCGCCCGAGATCGTCAAGGCGACTGCGCGGAGTACGCCGTGCTACTTACAGCGCTCGCTCGCGCTGAAGGTATTCCCGCCCGTGTCGTTGTCGGCGTTCTTTATGCCGATCGATACGACAACAAGGTGCGCGTTTTCGTACCGCATGCGTGGGTTTCCGCGTGGGTCAATGGTCACTGGCGCAGTTTCGATCCGGTTACCCTGGGATTTGATAGCGGCCATATTGCGCTCGATACCGGCGATGGCAATCCTTGGCATTTCTTTAACGCCATGAATGAATTGGGCAGCATTCAAATCGACTCCGTGCAAACCTTTTCCGAGATGTACGATTTTTGGGAAAAGGGTTTGGAATTGAGTCCGGATGGCGTTCCAGGCGGATCGGCGAGATAG
- a CDS encoding copper chaperone PCu(A)C, with product MIGRTLLLTLAILLPLSSEAAQADHIKASNAWIRLLPANLPAGGYVTLQNQGSSAATLVSVHSTAYASAMLHQSSASEAGGSTMRMLDRLAIPAQGQVALAPAGYHLMLEQATHPLTPGDKIDITLDFSDGSHLPVQFTVRPANASE from the coding sequence GTGATCGGCCGTACGCTGCTGTTGACGCTGGCGATCCTGCTGCCCCTCAGCAGCGAAGCCGCGCAAGCGGACCATATCAAGGCCAGCAACGCATGGATTCGCCTGCTTCCCGCGAATCTCCCGGCGGGTGGTTACGTTACGTTGCAAAACCAGGGCAGCTCCGCCGCGACACTGGTTTCAGTGCATAGCACCGCATACGCCTCGGCGATGCTTCATCAGAGCAGCGCAAGTGAAGCAGGCGGCAGCACGATGCGCATGCTCGATCGATTGGCGATCCCTGCGCAGGGCCAGGTTGCATTGGCGCCTGCTGGATACCATCTCATGCTTGAGCAAGCGACGCATCCACTAACGCCTGGCGACAAGATCGATATCACGCTGGATTTTTCGGATGGCAGTCACTTGCCCGTACAGTTCACCGTGCGACCCGCCAACGCATCCGAGTAA
- a CDS encoding alpha/beta hydrolase yields MPGHVILSHGSDSGPDATKVSALAKIAESMGWSTERPDYREDDKLGHADSIAPRIARLHERIAACSAPPILVGSSMGAFVSGLASLELPVAGLFLLATPALIPGNNLAFDVRLDVPTLLIHGWHDDVCPLDEMYEFAGRRSLPLLIVDDDHRLGDHVNAIGRQFEYFLQSLAGSR; encoded by the coding sequence ATGCCCGGACACGTCATTCTTTCCCACGGCTCGGATTCCGGCCCGGACGCCACCAAAGTCAGCGCATTGGCGAAGATCGCCGAGTCGATGGGCTGGAGCACGGAGCGCCCGGACTATCGCGAGGACGACAAGCTCGGCCACGCCGACTCCATCGCGCCGCGCATTGCCCGTCTGCACGAGCGCATCGCCGCGTGCAGTGCGCCGCCGATTTTGGTGGGTTCCAGCATGGGTGCGTTCGTCTCCGGGTTGGCGTCGTTGGAATTGCCGGTGGCTGGGCTGTTTTTGCTCGCCACACCCGCATTGATTCCGGGCAACAATCTGGCGTTCGATGTGCGACTGGATGTTCCCACGTTGCTTATCCACGGCTGGCACGACGATGTTTGCCCGTTGGACGAGATGTACGAATTCGCCGGGCGGCGATCGCTCCCGCTGTTGATCGTCGATGACGATCATCGTCTGGGCGATCACGTCAACGCGATCGGCCGGCAGTTCGAATACTTTTTGCAATCGTTGGCGGGCTCACGTTGA
- a CDS encoding arginyltransferase, translated as MRSDHVRLFQTLPHACGYYPGRTAQNLVIDPAAPQLDRLYGAALDHGFRRAGGHLYFPHCPNCHACTPCRIDVANFKPDRAQRRCLKRNADLIVTEHMAGYNSERHALYSRYLRTRHPGGGMDEAEASDFRRFLTAPWSPTVFVELHQGERLLGVAVTDVCITGVSAVYTFYDPDEQDRSLGTFAILQQVELARRRGIPWVYLGFWIKDHPKMDYKRRFKPLQVRGADGWKNLPDP; from the coding sequence ATGCGTTCCGATCATGTCCGACTGTTCCAGACGCTGCCGCACGCCTGCGGTTATTACCCCGGGCGTACGGCACAGAATCTGGTGATCGATCCAGCCGCCCCGCAGCTGGATCGGCTTTATGGCGCGGCCTTAGACCATGGATTTCGTCGCGCGGGCGGCCATCTTTATTTTCCGCACTGCCCTAATTGCCACGCGTGCACGCCCTGCCGTATCGACGTGGCGAATTTCAAACCGGATCGTGCACAACGCCGCTGCTTGAAGCGCAACGCAGATCTCATCGTCACCGAGCACATGGCCGGCTACAACAGCGAACGTCACGCGCTGTATTCGCGCTATCTGCGCACGCGCCATCCGGGCGGCGGGATGGACGAAGCGGAAGCCAGCGATTTTCGCCGCTTCCTTACCGCGCCGTGGAGCCCCACGGTGTTCGTGGAACTGCACCAGGGCGAACGCTTGCTCGGCGTGGCAGTGACGGACGTGTGCATCACCGGCGTTTCAGCCGTCTATACGTTCTACGATCCCGACGAACAGGATCGCAGCCTGGGTACGTTCGCCATTCTGCAGCAGGTGGAATTGGCGCGCAGGCGCGGCATTCCGTGGGTCTATCTCGGTTTCTGGATCAAGGATCATCCGAAAATGGATTACAAGCGCCGCTTCAAACCGTTGCAGGTGCGTGGCGCGGACGGTTGGAAAAATCTGCCGGATCCTTGA
- the tesB gene encoding acyl-CoA thioesterase II, protein MRDTHVKELVELLQLERLEDNLFRGQSRDIGTRYVFGGQVLGQALSAAQQTVDPKREAHSLHAYFLRAGDIDAPIVYSVEHARDGGTFSARRVVAIQHGQPILNGAISFQVPEKGVEHQSSMPEVPAPEDVEPMHRVPPDELARLPVKLQRWLGSDGPFEFRQVWPRDELHPSKRPPIQHIWFRLSSPIVDSAVLHRALLAYASDFHLIGTATLPHGISYLTHNVQMASLDHALWFHRPFKVDEWLLYSCDSPTAQGARGLARGQIFSRDGHLVASTAQEGLIRLRGE, encoded by the coding sequence ATGCGGGATACACACGTCAAGGAACTGGTCGAGCTGCTGCAGCTCGAACGACTGGAAGACAACCTCTTCCGTGGCCAGAGCCGCGACATCGGCACCCGCTACGTATTCGGCGGCCAAGTGCTGGGCCAGGCGCTGTCCGCCGCGCAGCAGACGGTAGATCCCAAGCGCGAGGCGCACTCGCTGCATGCCTATTTCCTGCGCGCCGGCGATATCGATGCGCCGATCGTGTACAGCGTCGAACATGCGCGCGACGGCGGCACGTTCTCGGCCCGCCGCGTGGTGGCGATCCAGCACGGCCAGCCGATCCTCAACGGCGCCATTTCGTTCCAGGTGCCTGAAAAGGGCGTCGAACACCAATCCTCGATGCCGGAGGTCCCGGCGCCGGAAGACGTGGAGCCCATGCATCGCGTGCCGCCCGACGAGCTTGCCCGTTTGCCGGTGAAGCTGCAGCGCTGGCTGGGCAGCGACGGTCCGTTCGAGTTCCGCCAGGTGTGGCCGCGCGACGAGCTGCATCCGTCCAAGCGCCCGCCGATCCAGCACATCTGGTTCCGGCTTAGCTCGCCGATCGTCGATTCGGCGGTCCTGCATCGCGCCCTGCTGGCCTACGCCTCGGACTTCCACCTGATCGGCACCGCCACCTTGCCGCACGGCATTTCCTACCTCACCCACAACGTGCAGATGGCCAGCCTGGATCACGCGCTGTGGTTCCACCGCCCATTCAAGGTGGACGAATGGCTGCTGTATTCCTGCGACAGCCCCACGGCGCAAGGTGCGCGCGGGCTCGCCCGGGGGCAGATTTTCAGCCGCGACGGCCACCTGGTGGCCTCGACCGCGCAGGAAGGGCTGATCCGGCTGCGCGGCGAGTAA
- a CDS encoding DUF423 domain-containing protein: MRQLAQNHAGLLAGAAGASAVLCGAFGAHALRSVLDAPHYELWHTAVDYHFWHALALALTAFAVKGRWRGIALLAFGIGIVLFSGSLYALALGAMRWIGIATPIGGVAFIVGWIALGFGLRAKSASS, encoded by the coding sequence ATGCGACAACTTGCCCAAAATCATGCCGGCCTGCTTGCCGGCGCAGCGGGCGCCAGCGCCGTGTTGTGCGGGGCCTTCGGCGCGCATGCGCTCAGAAGCGTGCTCGATGCGCCGCACTACGAGCTTTGGCATACGGCTGTCGACTATCACTTTTGGCATGCCCTGGCTTTGGCGCTTACGGCGTTTGCGGTCAAGGGGCGGTGGCGCGGGATCGCGCTGCTGGCGTTTGGCATAGGTATCGTGTTGTTCAGTGGCAGCTTGTACGCACTCGCGCTTGGAGCGATGCGATGGATCGGCATCGCGACACCGATTGGTGGCGTCGCGTTTATCGTCGGATGGATTGCGTTGGGTTTCGGATTGCGGGCGAAATCCGCAAGCTCGTGA
- a CDS encoding SCO family protein → MKLLRFARVAVFSIVLGAPLLLTACQQQDSASPWQLTDISGHMPDLMFRLTDDQGKAVTAADYRNKVTLLYFGYTHCPDVCPLTLAHLHVVMQRLGNLADGARILFVSVDPSRDTPEVLHAYVAAFDSHAIGLTGSPSDIEALTKRYRAAFSREPDKRGGSYDVSHSSGIYVFDASGKARLLATPTDSQDKLVHDLHLLLSPGDAK, encoded by the coding sequence ATGAAGCTCTTGCGATTCGCCCGCGTTGCCGTCTTTTCGATCGTACTCGGCGCTCCCCTCCTGCTCACCGCGTGTCAGCAGCAGGACAGTGCATCCCCATGGCAGCTGACGGATATCTCCGGGCATATGCCGGACTTGATGTTCCGGCTTACCGACGACCAGGGCAAAGCCGTCACAGCGGCCGATTATCGCAACAAAGTCACCCTGCTCTACTTTGGCTATACGCATTGCCCGGACGTTTGCCCGTTGACCCTCGCGCATCTGCATGTGGTTATGCAACGGCTTGGCAATCTCGCCGATGGCGCCCGTATTCTCTTTGTGAGCGTCGATCCGTCCCGCGATACGCCGGAAGTGCTGCATGCGTACGTCGCCGCGTTCGATTCGCACGCCATCGGCTTAACCGGCTCGCCCTCCGATATCGAAGCGCTGACCAAGCGTTACCGCGCGGCATTTTCCCGCGAACCGGATAAGCGCGGCGGTAGTTACGACGTCAGCCACAGCTCGGGTATTTATGTTTTCGACGCTAGCGGCAAAGCGCGCCTGCTCGCCACACCCACGGATTCGCAAGACAAGCTCGTGCACGACTTGCATTTGCTCTTGAGCCCAGGAGATGCGAAGTGA
- a CDS encoding N-acetylmuramoyl-L-alanine amidase — translation MPMLTVHDQPLPYVAKLPERPADAVTLVVIHCTELPDLATAREYGEKALYENGTGNSGHYYIDRDGAVYRYVPGTRIANHVRGYNPPSIGIELVNRGRYPNWFDTRQQTMTEPYTAAQIAALRALLAQLRSEFPNLHEIAGHEDLDTARVPASDDPSREVSRKLDPGPLFPWNDVLPGSGLTRIRANH, via the coding sequence ATGCCGATGCTAACCGTCCACGATCAGCCCCTTCCGTACGTCGCCAAATTGCCCGAGCGGCCGGCCGACGCCGTGACCCTGGTCGTCATCCATTGCACGGAATTGCCCGACCTGGCCACCGCGCGCGAATACGGTGAAAAAGCGCTGTACGAGAACGGTACCGGCAACAGCGGCCACTACTACATCGACCGCGACGGCGCGGTTTATCGCTACGTGCCGGGGACGCGCATCGCCAACCATGTGCGCGGCTACAACCCGCCTTCGATCGGCATCGAACTGGTCAATCGCGGGCGCTACCCGAACTGGTTCGATACCCGCCAGCAAACCATGACCGAGCCTTACACCGCCGCCCAGATTGCGGCGCTGCGCGCGCTGCTCGCGCAATTGCGCAGCGAGTTCCCTAACCTGCATGAGATCGCCGGTCACGAAGATCTGGACACCGCCCGCGTGCCCGCCAGCGACGACCCGAGCCGGGAGGTATCGCGCAAGCTCGATCCCGGCCCGCTATTCCCTTGGAACGACGTATTGCCGGGCAGCGGACTGACCCGAATTCGCGCCAATCACTGA
- a CDS encoding FMN-binding glutamate synthase family protein: protein MESTGFSHWLIVLVETFAALFMLLLITAVLVLAVVWVVDRNQTHNSVLRNYPVIGHFRYFFLHLGEFFRQYLFSSDREEFPFNRAQRVWVYRAAKNSENTNAFGSTRDLRGEGVPFFVNAPFPALGDHHVEPKPVRIGPFAREPYDHAAFFNISAMSFGALSAPAVRALSSGAAKAGIWMDTGEGGLAPYHLEGGCDIVFEIGTAKYGVRTPDGKLDDQKLLAICAHKQVKMVSIKLGQGAKPGMGGLLPAAKVTPEIAAIRGIPVGQDSQSPNRHLDIGNVTQLMDAITHIRRLTGKPTGFKAVFGGMEWIEELCDEIGKRGIESAPDFIIIDGSEGGTGAAPQTLMEGVGLPLHEALPALVNTLIEKGLRDRIKVICSGKCITAYDVAWAISMGADFVNSARGFMLALGCIQSLQCNRNTCPTGITTQNPRLQRGLVVADKSERVANYARNVMHEVGIIAHSCGVEDPRELDRTHCRVVGDDGISVPLIKLFPYPKISAEQITVKSA, encoded by the coding sequence ATGGAATCGACTGGTTTTTCGCATTGGCTAATCGTGCTGGTGGAAACCTTTGCAGCGTTGTTTATGCTGCTGCTGATCACCGCCGTGTTGGTGTTGGCCGTGGTATGGGTGGTCGACCGCAATCAGACGCACAACTCGGTGTTGCGCAATTACCCGGTGATCGGGCACTTCCGTTACTTCTTCCTGCATCTGGGCGAGTTCTTTCGCCAATATCTTTTTTCCAGCGATCGCGAAGAATTTCCGTTCAATCGCGCGCAACGCGTATGGGTGTATCGCGCCGCCAAGAATTCCGAAAACACCAACGCGTTCGGTTCCACGCGCGATTTGCGCGGCGAGGGCGTTCCGTTTTTCGTCAATGCGCCGTTTCCTGCGCTGGGCGACCATCATGTGGAGCCCAAGCCGGTGCGCATCGGACCGTTTGCGCGGGAGCCTTACGATCATGCGGCGTTCTTCAATATTTCCGCGATGAGCTTCGGCGCGCTATCGGCGCCAGCGGTGCGTGCGCTGTCCAGCGGTGCGGCGAAAGCAGGCATCTGGATGGATACAGGTGAGGGCGGTTTGGCGCCGTATCATCTGGAAGGCGGTTGCGACATCGTGTTCGAAATCGGCACCGCCAAATACGGCGTACGCACGCCGGACGGCAAATTGGACGATCAAAAACTGCTGGCGATCTGCGCGCACAAGCAAGTGAAGATGGTCAGCATCAAGCTCGGGCAGGGCGCTAAGCCTGGCATGGGCGGTTTGTTGCCGGCCGCGAAAGTGACGCCGGAAATTGCCGCTATTCGCGGCATTCCCGTGGGTCAGGATTCGCAGAGTCCCAATCGCCATCTGGATATCGGCAACGTGACGCAATTGATGGATGCGATCACGCACATTCGTCGTCTCACCGGCAAGCCCACCGGCTTCAAGGCCGTGTTCGGCGGCATGGAGTGGATCGAAGAGTTGTGCGATGAGATTGGCAAGCGCGGCATCGAAAGCGCGCCGGATTTCATCATCATCGACGGTTCCGAAGGCGGCACCGGCGCGGCGCCGCAAACCTTGATGGAAGGTGTCGGCTTGCCGCTGCACGAAGCGCTGCCGGCACTGGTCAATACGCTGATCGAGAAAGGGCTGAGGGATCGCATCAAAGTCATTTGTTCGGGTAAATGCATTACCGCGTACGACGTCGCATGGGCGATTTCGATGGGCGCCGATTTCGTCAATTCCGCACGCGGTTTCATGCTCGCATTGGGTTGCATTCAGTCGCTGCAGTGCAATCGCAATACCTGTCCCACGGGTATCACCACGCAAAATCCGCGGTTGCAACGCGGATTGGTGGTTGCGGACAAGAGCGAGCGCGTGGCGAATTACGCGCGCAACGTGATGCACGAAGTCGGCATCATCGCGCACAGCTGCGGCGTGGAAGATCCGCGCGAACTCGATCGCACGCATTGTCGTGTCGTAGGCGACGACGGCATTTCCGTGCCGCTGATCAAACTGTTCCCGTATCCGAAGATCAGCGCAGAGCAAATCACCGTAAAAAGCGCATGA